Within the Streptomyces sp. YIM 121038 genome, the region TCGGCGCGGTCTACGCCGCGGCCACGGCGGCGATCGCCGCCACCGACGACGCCGACAAGGCGTCCGCGGCCACCATCGCGGGCACGGTGGCCGTGACCGCCCTGCTGATCATGGCGGTGCCCGCGGCCAACCACAGCGTGGGGGAGGGCACCGGCTTCCTGGTCATGGCGCTGTGCTGTCTGCTCGCCTGGCCCCTGGTGGGCGGCCTTCCCGACGGGCCGACCACGAACGGGGCCGCGCAGGCCGGGGCAGCCACGGCGGGGACCGCCCCGGCCGCCACGCCGCACGACGCGGCCACCCCCTCCTGGGTCCTGCTGGGCGGGATCGCGCTGCTGTGGGCCGTCACCCAGGGCGCCTGGGCGTACGCCTCGGTCTTCGGCCGCGAACACACCGGCATGTCGCCGTCGGCCGTGTCGGTGGTCCTCGCCGTCTCCGGCGTCGTGGCCCTCGTCGGCGCCGTGCTCGGCCCCGCCGCCGCCCGCCGCTTCGGCCGTACGCGGTCCCTGGCCGCCTTCATCACGGCACAGGCCCTGTCGATGGCCGCCCTGGTGCTCACCCACGACCCGGTGCTCTTCATCGTCGCGGCCGTCCTGTGGCAGGCCTGCCAACTGGCCGTCCTGGTACAGACCCTCGCGGCCGCCGCGCTCCTCGACCCGAGCGGACGCCTGGTGGCCTCCCTGAGCGGAGCGAGCGCGCTGGGCACCGGCATCGGGCCGCTGGCCGTCGGCGCCGTCCTCGACACGGCGGGCGCCGGGGTGCTCGGCGTCGTCCTGGCCCTCGGCACCTTCGTCGCGTCCCTGCCCCCGCTGCGGATGACGGTCGCCAGCGCCACGGCCGACCGCGCCCAGCCGCAGCCGCAGCCGCAGCCGGAGACTGAGCCCGAGCCCGACCCCGCGGCCACGACAGGCTGAACACCCGTCACATCTCAGGCCGGGCGGGCTCCCACGGACCGTCGCCAGGCGTCGCGCGCGCTCTTCACCGGGCTCGCGCAGCGCCGTACGATCCAGTAGCCGCCCCGCGTACGCCCGCCCCGCACGGTGTCCGCGTACGCCGTACAAGGCGCACACCCTGCGAGGCACACACCGCGTGAGGCGCACACGGCGCACGCCCCGTGCCACGCCACGCCCGTCCCCGCACACGCTCCGCGATCGATCCCTCGTCGACCCCAGCCAGAGGTGACCCGTGGACAGCCAACCCCCTCTCTTCCGCCTCGACGCGAGCGCCGGTGACCTGCACGGCGAGAACCGGAGGCTCCGCGCGATCGGCCCCGCCGTGCGCGTGCGGCTCCCCGGTGGAGTGCCCGCCTGGGTCCTCACCCGCCACCAACTCCTCCAGGAACTCCTGGCGGACCCTCGTACGGCGAAGGACCCGGCGCACTGGTCCGCGTTGCGGGCGGGAGAGGTGCCGGAGGGCTGGCCGCTGATCGGCATGGTCACCAACCGCGGCATGACCACCGCCGACGGAGAGGAGCACCGCCGACTGCGCGAGCTGGTCACGCAGGCCTTCACCGCGCGGCGCGTCACCGCGATGCGGCCCCGCGTCGAGGCGGTCACCCAGAGCCTCCTCGACGGCCTCGCCGAGGGCGGCAC harbors:
- a CDS encoding MFS transporter, encoding MRARGTAALTLGVAVALIAGATLGNGGANLMPLFVDDFSSRFALGDSGAGLVGAAQLMATALVTLRLAARAARPGRVRMARTGLAVGLAGFVGATAASDLPTLILANLVIGGGLGAVYAAATAAIAATDDADKASAATIAGTVAVTALLIMAVPAANHSVGEGTGFLVMALCCLLAWPLVGGLPDGPTTNGAAQAGAATAGTAPAATPHDAATPSWVLLGGIALLWAVTQGAWAYASVFGREHTGMSPSAVSVVLAVSGVVALVGAVLGPAAARRFGRTRSLAAFITAQALSMAALVLTHDPVLFIVAAVLWQACQLAVLVQTLAAAALLDPSGRLVASLSGASALGTGIGPLAVGAVLDTAGAGVLGVVLALGTFVASLPPLRMTVASATADRAQPQPQPQPETEPEPDPAATTG